From Poecile atricapillus isolate bPoeAtr1 chromosome Z, bPoeAtr1.hap1, whole genome shotgun sequence, one genomic window encodes:
- the THAP1 gene encoding LOW QUALITY PROTEIN: THAP domain-containing protein 1 (The sequence of the model RefSeq protein was modified relative to this genomic sequence to represent the inferred CDS: inserted 2 bases in 1 codon) translates to MVQSCSAYRCRNRYDKEKPISFHKFPLTRPDLCKKWEAAVKRKNFKPTKYSSICSEHFTPDCFKRECNNKLLKENAVPTIFCYTEPGEKSEEFAEQPEDPLPPPPLPPPPTTVDPSIGLLMPPLQTPSNLAVFCDHNYTVEDTVHQRKRIQQLEEQVEKLRKKLKTAQQRCRRQERQIEKLRELFSFRKKKXHMAGKGYVILPNDYFEVVEVPA, encoded by the exons ATGGTGCAGTCCTGTTCCGCCTACCGCTGCCGGAACCGATACGACAAAGAGAAGCCCATCTCCTTCCACAA GTTTCCTCTTACAAGACCCGATCTTTGCAAGAAGTGGGAAGCTGCTGTTAAGAGGAAAAACTTCAAGCCGACCAAATACAGCAGCATTTGCTCAGAACACTTTACCCCCGATTGCTTTAAGAGAGAATGCAATAACAAGCTCCTAAAAGAGAATGCTGTGCCCACAATATTTTGTTACACTGAACCTGGTGAAAAG TCTGAAGAATTTGCAGAGCAGCCAGAAGATCCACTGCCACCTCCTCCACTGCCACCACCTCCAACcac TGTAGATCCAAGTATTGGATTATTGATGCCCCCTCTGCAGACCCCCAGCAATCTTGCTGTTTTTTGCGATCATAACTACACTGTAGAGGATACAGTCCATCAGCGAAAAAGAATTCAACAGCTGGAGGAACAAGTTGAAAAACTGCGGAAGAAGCTCAAGACAGCGCAACAGAGGTGCCGGCGTCAGGAAAGACAAATTGAGAAACTGAGAGAATTGTTcagtttcagaaagaaaaa acatatGGCAGGAAAAGGCTATGTGATTCTGCCTAATGACTATTTTGAAGTTGTAGAAGTACCTGCCTAG
- the LOC131572633 gene encoding transcription factor JunD-like produces MTPRNTPPFPDQGGTAFFLTPQSRGEFLRGRSSAGSPRTPHREAVPRKPGGAGGGGGDRRRQQGGGDGGAGSGPGAWRGSGGAGRRLSPRCQPRAAGPAEQPPSPARPAPEPPPAGEGGSMSGGRSGRSAVKMEAPFYPEEGLELLPDFVPLPGFGTAGGPGADAAAGQKLLLGAGKKRDLPAAAPAPLPGPFALRPPAGARGSAAALRLLPPPPPAAAPPPTAGSAETGSGGGAAAARGGPEAALGTAAELPLLKLPPAADLEQLLIQGGAGLGAGSPGPTAPGAGSGGAAAAGPFLYRQPVTQEQEGFADGFVKALADLHKQNQLLAAPPPLSAPGPCCTARPGPPGAPAAAAADPPAVYTNLSGFNPAGPLSPSGSAYPSASAPPPPPGLAFGAAGLGSGRLPPARSLEEPQTVPEVPPSAGGEGGSSAPTPPSLSPLDAESQERLKAERKRLRNRIAASKCRRRKLERIARLEEKVKALKGQNAELAATANLLRAQVTQLQGRVRSHLSSGCHINAAGHPPPPPPHAAAQPRETPPEAAAAAPETSAC; encoded by the coding sequence ATGACCCCGAGAAACACCCCCCCGTTCCCGGATCAAGGAGGCACTGCCTTCTTTCTCACACCGCAGTCGCGGGGCGAGTTTCTGAGGGGGAGGAGCAGCGCGGGTTCCCCACGGACACCCCACCGGGAAGCCGTTCCGCGCAAGCCCGGAGGAGCGGGCGGTGGGGGGGGGGACCGGCGGCGGCAGCAGGGAGGAGGCGACGGCGGGGCGGGCAGCGGGCCCGGGGCGTGGCGCGGGTCCGGCGGCGCCGGGAGGCGGCTCAGTCCCCGCTGCCAGCCGAGGGCGGCCGGCCCCGCGGAGCAGCCgcccagcccggcccgccccgcgccggagccgccgccggcCGGCGAGGGCGGCAGCATGAGCGGCGGGCGTAGCGGGCGATCCGCCGTGAAGATGGAGGCGCCGTTTTATCCCGAGGAAGGACTGGAGCTGCTGCCCGACTTCGTGCCGCTGCCGGGTTTCGGTACCGCCGGCGGACCTGGAGCCGATGCGGCGGCGgggcagaagctgctgctgggcgCCGGGAAGAAGCGGGACCTGCCGGCTGCCGCCCCCGCGCCGCTCCCGGGGCCCTTCGCCCTTCGTCCGCCTGCCGGCGCCCGCGGCAGCGCGGCGGCTCTGCGCttgctgccgccgccgccgcccgccgccgccccgccgcccaCCGCGGGCTCCGCGGAGacggggagcggcggcggggcggcggcggcccgtGGCGGCCCTGAGGCCGCGCTGGGAACGGCTGCGGAGCTGCCGCTGCTGAAGCTGCCGCCGGCCGCtgacctggagcagctgctgatcCAGGGGGGCGCGGGGCTGGGCGCGGGCAGCCCGGGGCCGACGGCGCCCGGGGCAGGgagcggcggggcggcggcggcggggccgttCCTCTACCGGCAGCCGGTGACGCAGGAACAGGAGGGTTTCGCCGACGGCTTCGTCAAGGCCCTGGCCGACCTGCACAAGCAGAACCAGCTCCtggcggcgccgccgccgctctcCGCGCCGGGACCCTGCTGCACCGCCCGCCCGGGGCCACCAGGAgcccccgccgctgccgccgccgacCCTCCGGCCGTCTACACCAACTTGAGCGGCTTCAACCCCGCGGGGCCGCTGAGCCCCTCGGGCAGCGCCTACCCCTCCGCctccgccccgccgccgccgccgggcctGGCCTTCGGGGCGGCGGGTCTGGGGAGCGGGCGGCTGCCGCCGGCGCGGTCCCTGGAGGAGCCGCAGACGGTGCCCGAAGTGCCGCCGTCGGCGGGCGGGGAGGGCGGCAGCAGCGCGCCGACGCCGCCGTCGCTGTCGCCGCTGGACGCGGAGAGCCAGGAGCGGCTGAAGGCAGAGCGCAAGCGGCTGCGAAACCGCATCGCCGCCTCCAAGTGCCGCCGGCGGAAGCTGGAGCGCATCGCCCGGCTGGAGGAGAAGGTGAAAGCGCTCAAGGGGCAGAACGCCGAGCTGGCCGCCACCGCCAACCTCCTCCGCGCCCAGGTGACCCAGCTGCAGGGTCGCGTCCGCAGCCACCTCTCCTCTGGCTGCCACATCAACGCCGCCgggcatcctcctcctcctcctcctcacgcCGCCGCCCAGCCGCGGGAGACTCCCCCCGAggcggccgccgccgcgccgGAGACCAGCGCCTGCTGA